From Marivirga harenae, one genomic window encodes:
- a CDS encoding class I SAM-dependent methyltransferase, producing the protein MNSKLTPKYTRYADIKRLAFIVSNLREWHENPEDVHILDVGCGNGIISLNLGELGYNVHGIELSEDAIKIAKDQNKFSNVIFEKANAETLKLEGKKYDVVICSEVLEHLNQPENLLEELRYLIKNNGALIVTVPNGVGPRELFVTRPFIKIRNNNGISWKLLSSIKSKLGYSGTTIQSAASDLDHIQFFTKKQLRKLAENSGFEIVMLKSANFIDDVFPFSIVARNSISIQKFDSKVADLLPTSFSGGYHMVWRRKED; encoded by the coding sequence ATGAATTCAAAATTAACACCGAAGTATACTAGGTATGCTGACATAAAAAGGTTAGCATTTATTGTGTCTAACCTAAGGGAGTGGCATGAAAATCCTGAGGATGTCCATATTCTTGATGTAGGTTGTGGAAACGGCATTATTAGTCTTAATCTAGGTGAATTGGGGTATAATGTTCATGGAATAGAATTAAGTGAGGATGCAATAAAAATTGCAAAGGATCAAAATAAGTTTTCGAATGTAATTTTTGAGAAGGCCAATGCAGAGACTTTGAAATTGGAAGGTAAAAAATATGATGTGGTAATTTGTTCTGAAGTATTGGAACATTTGAATCAGCCTGAAAATCTACTTGAAGAATTACGATATCTGATCAAAAATAATGGAGCATTAATTGTGACTGTCCCTAATGGAGTGGGGCCACGGGAGCTGTTTGTAACTCGACCATTTATTAAGATTAGGAATAATAATGGGATTAGCTGGAAATTGTTGAGCTCAATAAAAAGTAAGTTAGGTTATTCTGGGACTACTATTCAATCTGCAGCATCTGATTTAGATCACATTCAATTTTTTACAAAAAAGCAATTGAGGAAATTAGCAGAAAATTCAGGATTTGAAATAGTCATGCTTAAATCAGCAAATTTTATTGACGATGTGTTTCCCTTTTCAATTGTCGCCAGGAATTCAATTAGCATTCAGAAGTTTGATTCGAAAGTTGCAGATTTACTACCTACATCATTTTCTGGTGGATATCATATGGTTTGGAGAAGGAAAGAAGATTAA
- a CDS encoding sugar transferase produces the protein MSNNIMNANNHLLNSNENFLIETDKVFKKRLLYITNEAIGEPNLGMFANVEKVNFAFLLEEINQCSSSNAPDAIIFHTNYLDHIFFKNLSTLGFTVRSSAHHIPIIVVSNEVDTEVKKKILRVGADDCFPVDFNAEKLNYWIDFLKLFKRLTQEDNTSKNNFSNYKIGSTKRVFDILVSGSLLLLLSPLFLIIALIIKIESRGPIFYVSKRSGVGYKVFNFLKFRSMADGADKELSKLSHLNQYGQGNQKNNEVNSVFFKIKDDPRITRFGKFLRDTSLDELPQLINVVKGDMSIVGNRPLPLYEAQQLTKDQCALRFMAAAGITGLWQVTKRGKSEMSEEERISLDIEYAKSNSFKSDLKLLLKTFPALLQEERV, from the coding sequence TTGAGCAATAATATTATGAATGCCAATAATCACTTGTTAAATAGTAACGAAAACTTTCTGATTGAAACGGATAAAGTTTTCAAAAAAAGGTTATTGTATATTACCAATGAGGCTATTGGTGAGCCAAACTTGGGCATGTTTGCAAATGTTGAAAAAGTAAATTTCGCTTTTTTACTTGAAGAAATTAATCAATGCTCATCTTCAAATGCGCCTGATGCCATTATTTTTCATACTAATTATTTAGATCACATTTTTTTCAAGAACTTAAGTACATTAGGTTTTACTGTGCGTTCCTCAGCACATCATATTCCGATAATTGTGGTGTCCAATGAAGTTGATACGGAAGTAAAGAAGAAAATTCTTAGGGTTGGTGCTGATGATTGTTTTCCAGTTGATTTCAATGCGGAGAAATTAAATTATTGGATTGATTTTCTTAAGCTATTTAAGAGGTTAACACAGGAGGACAATACATCAAAAAATAATTTTTCTAACTATAAAATTGGTTCTACGAAGAGGGTGTTTGATATTTTAGTGTCTGGAAGCCTTCTTTTATTATTAAGCCCATTGTTTTTAATAATTGCGTTGATAATAAAGATAGAATCGCGGGGACCTATTTTTTATGTTTCCAAAAGATCCGGTGTAGGTTATAAAGTTTTCAACTTCTTAAAATTTAGATCCATGGCAGATGGAGCTGATAAGGAGCTAAGTAAATTATCACATTTGAACCAATACGGACAAGGTAATCAAAAAAATAATGAGGTGAACTCAGTATTCTTTAAAATTAAGGATGATCCAAGAATTACTAGATTTGGTAAATTTTTAAGAGATACAAGCTTGGATGAGCTACCCCAATTGATAAATGTTGTAAAAGGTGATATGTCTATTGTCGGAAATAGACCACTTCCTTTATATGAAGCACAACAACTAACTAAAGATCAGTGCGCTTTACGTTTTATGGCAGCTGCAGGAATCACCGGTTTGTGGCAGGTAACTAAAAGAGGAAAATCTGAGATGTCTGAGGAGGAAAGAATATCATTGGACATTGAATATGCAAAAAGTAATTCATTTAAGAGTGATTTAAAGCTATTACTAAAGACTTTCCCAGCTTTATTGCAAGAAGAGAGGGTTTAA
- a CDS encoding glycosyltransferase family 2 protein gives MDIIWFGEGKKINFKMIKDVEVSFITVNYNGLDDTMELLTSIANLQKNDISFETIVVDNASKEDPEPKILSNFPFVNLLKSSTNLGFAGGNNLGIKHAKGKYLFFINNDTIVSDDLVEILLQRFKENDQLGMLSPKIKFHETNIIQYAGFSPLNVLSRNFAYGNKREDGSEYEEFLNTYAGHGAAMMVPMKVIEKVGAMPEFYFLYYEELDWAQQIARAGFEIKVEQKAKIYHKESMSVGKNSPFKTYYMNRNRILFVKRNFNGIKRFIGLFYLFFIVSPSKLLKYFIYREKDHFKAYLNAVKWHLNTPKYE, from the coding sequence GTGGATATCATATGGTTTGGAGAAGGAAAGAAGATTAACTTTAAGATGATAAAGGATGTAGAAGTTAGTTTCATAACTGTCAATTACAACGGCTTGGATGATACAATGGAATTGCTTACTTCCATTGCTAATTTACAGAAAAATGACATTTCCTTTGAAACAATTGTTGTAGACAATGCTTCGAAGGAAGATCCAGAACCCAAGATTCTTTCAAATTTTCCGTTTGTAAACCTTTTGAAATCCAGCACTAACCTTGGATTTGCAGGAGGAAATAATTTAGGTATTAAACATGCCAAAGGAAAATATCTATTTTTTATTAACAATGACACAATAGTTTCTGATGATTTGGTAGAAATACTTCTTCAAAGATTTAAAGAGAATGATCAACTTGGCATGTTATCACCTAAAATTAAATTTCATGAAACTAATATCATTCAGTATGCTGGGTTTTCCCCACTTAATGTTTTGTCTCGTAATTTTGCCTATGGGAATAAAAGAGAAGACGGTAGTGAATATGAAGAATTTTTGAATACATATGCAGGACATGGTGCAGCTATGATGGTTCCAATGAAAGTAATTGAGAAAGTGGGTGCAATGCCAGAGTTCTACTTCTTGTATTATGAAGAATTAGATTGGGCCCAACAGATTGCAAGAGCAGGTTTTGAAATAAAAGTCGAGCAAAAAGCAAAGATTTACCACAAAGAATCTATGTCTGTCGGTAAGAATAGCCCTTTTAAAACCTATTATATGAATAGAAACCGGATATTGTTTGTTAAAAGGAACTTCAATGGGATTAAGAGATTTATCGGACTTTTCTACTTGTTCTTTATTGTATCCCCTTCTAAATTATTAAAGTATTTTATTTATAGGGAAAAAGACCATTTTAAGGCTTATCTTAATGCAGTTAAATGGCATTTAAATACTCCAAAATATGAGTAG
- a CDS encoding glycosyltransferase has protein sequence MIDALHTIEIIVLLYIIFIVVYNLIFVIAALNYPYKSKKTQNFSTNIKFAVLVPAYKEDTVILNSVKQNLLVDYPNECFDLIVIADQLKSSTLKELNGTDAITHEVKFEKSTKAKAISSALEKYTNYTHVVILDADNIMSKDFLSYLAFSFENGSVAIQGRRKAKNVNTPYSVLDGISEEISNTIFRQGAEGIGVSSPIAGSGMAFSYELIYQKIKDSNAIGGFDKEFQIEIVKDYAHINYVKEAYVYDEKTEDLKVFENQRKRWISSHFIFLKRYFTLGIKSLFRGNFDLFHMAVLIQAQLPRMFNLGMLMLLIVFSFVLSDFVLIPSIFWMVFLMLYMVTLLLAVPKAYFNKNLIYAILRIPKLLFTMLGILFKMKESKRTFIHTPHKNI, from the coding sequence ATGATTGATGCTTTACATACAATAGAGATAATTGTACTGCTTTACATTATATTTATAGTAGTCTATAATTTGATTTTTGTTATTGCTGCTCTTAATTATCCTTATAAATCAAAAAAGACTCAAAACTTTTCTACGAATATTAAATTTGCGGTTTTAGTTCCTGCATATAAAGAAGATACAGTAATTCTAAATTCCGTTAAGCAAAACTTGTTAGTTGATTATCCTAATGAGTGTTTTGACTTAATTGTGATTGCAGATCAGTTGAAATCTTCGACTTTGAAGGAACTTAACGGAACAGATGCGATCACTCATGAAGTTAAGTTTGAAAAAAGCACAAAAGCAAAAGCTATTTCAAGCGCTTTGGAGAAGTACACTAATTACACGCATGTTGTAATATTAGATGCAGATAATATCATGAGCAAAGATTTCCTTAGCTACCTAGCATTTTCATTTGAAAATGGGTCAGTTGCTATACAGGGAAGAAGGAAAGCTAAGAATGTAAATACGCCTTATTCTGTTTTAGATGGTATTAGTGAAGAAATTAGTAATACAATCTTCAGGCAGGGAGCTGAAGGAATAGGTGTTTCAAGCCCAATTGCCGGATCTGGAATGGCTTTTTCTTATGAGTTAATTTATCAAAAAATAAAAGACTCAAATGCTATTGGTGGTTTTGATAAAGAGTTTCAAATAGAGATAGTGAAGGATTATGCTCATATTAACTATGTTAAAGAGGCTTATGTATATGATGAAAAAACAGAAGATTTAAAAGTATTTGAAAACCAACGAAAAAGATGGATTTCGAGTCATTTCATCTTTTTGAAGCGGTATTTTACCTTAGGTATCAAGTCTTTATTCAGAGGAAATTTTGATTTATTTCATATGGCCGTGCTGATTCAAGCGCAACTTCCAAGAATGTTTAATTTAGGTATGTTGATGTTGTTAATCGTTTTTTCGTTTGTCTTATCTGATTTTGTATTAATCCCTTCAATTTTTTGGATGGTATTTTTAATGCTATATATGGTTACTTTGCTTTTGGCTGTTCCAAAAGCATACTTTAATAAAAATTTGATTTACGCAATCCTGAGAATACCCAAATTACTCTTTACGATGTTAGGAATACTCTTCAAAATGAAGGAGTCGAAAAGAACATTTATCCATACTCCTCATAAAAACATATAG
- a CDS encoding 5-formyltetrahydrofolate cyclo-ligase — translation MDKSTLRKVYLEKRKFLSQAEYERRNELLYHRLIKFLEDNHFNSIHTFIPIKKNKEPDVFPFVQYLWSEKPEVDVITGVSDLQNPIMHHVKITQSTTFLENKWGIPEPKDGESYLIDKIECVLVPMVVGSKGGHRIGYGKGYYDRFLEKCSPNTLFIGIALGPLLDGDLYKDQFDIGMHRMITPFEIRDLGKPI, via the coding sequence ATGGATAAAAGCACTTTACGAAAAGTCTATTTAGAGAAAAGAAAATTTCTAAGTCAAGCTGAGTACGAGAGACGGAATGAGTTGCTTTATCATCGTTTGATTAAGTTTCTAGAGGATAATCACTTCAATAGCATCCATACCTTTATACCCATCAAAAAAAACAAAGAGCCTGATGTTTTTCCATTTGTACAGTACTTATGGTCTGAAAAGCCGGAAGTAGATGTAATAACAGGGGTGTCTGATTTGCAAAACCCGATCATGCATCATGTGAAAATCACTCAAAGCACAACCTTTTTGGAGAACAAATGGGGGATACCAGAACCAAAAGACGGGGAATCTTATCTCATTGATAAAATTGAATGTGTGTTGGTTCCTATGGTCGTTGGGAGTAAAGGTGGCCATAGGATTGGTTATGGAAAAGGATATTATGATAGGTTTTTGGAAAAATGTAGTCCCAACACTCTTTTTATTGGAATTGCTTTAGGGCCATTATTAGACGGTGATTTGTATAAAGATCAATTTGATATCGGCATGCATAGGATGATCACTCCGTTTGAGATACGTGATTTAGGCAAGCCTATTTAG
- a CDS encoding response regulator: MKHTILIVEDDEPMRLLLDVLLKKDHKLVFKNDGLDGMRWLSEGNIPSVIISDFKTPNMNGFDFFTSISQSGMFSEIPFVFISCRTDEAFKNRCLKLGAKGYLEKPFDPDQLYDLLDGIFNDKIEQ, encoded by the coding sequence ATGAAGCATACAATATTGATAGTTGAGGATGATGAACCAATGCGATTATTATTGGATGTTTTATTGAAAAAGGACCATAAATTGGTTTTTAAGAATGATGGTCTTGATGGTATGAGATGGTTGTCTGAGGGAAATATACCATCAGTGATTATTTCTGATTTCAAGACACCCAACATGAATGGATTTGATTTTTTTACCAGTATTTCACAAAGCGGAATGTTTTCTGAAATACCATTTGTATTTATCAGTTGTAGAACTGATGAGGCCTTCAAAAATCGATGCTTGAAATTAGGGGCAAAAGGATATTTAGAAAAGCCATTTGATCCGGATCAATTATATGATTTGTTGGACGGAATTTTTAATGATAAAATTGAGCAATAA
- a CDS encoding glycosyltransferase: MSSGQTKINVLLGIRQGKIGGGESHVFDLAKNLDQSKIKPVVLSFTDGPMVTNLKNIGITVEVIKTARSFDLLVLLKVVKLIKKYNIDIIHAHGTRAASNLLFASKIVGKPILYTVHGWSFNDAQSRKIRTIRKLGESFISKNVDLIINVSQSNQRTGKQLYRGFKSLLIKCGINRDKFSYQTDGNEFRQKNDLSKEFIWFALIARMTFQKDPLNIIRGFNLAQKENAKIRLVLVGEGELDNEKNELIRNFNLEEKVRILPFHENIPEVLAAIDVYCLVSLWEGLPIGLLEAMSMKKACIVSPADGILEVIVDRENGLIVDKSNPEQLKSAMLELANNSEFIKTFGEKAYQKIDEDFSIERMVTRIEKEYSRLI, encoded by the coding sequence ATGAGTAGTGGTCAGACAAAAATTAATGTCTTACTTGGTATAAGACAGGGTAAAATTGGAGGAGGGGAATCACATGTTTTTGACTTAGCTAAGAATCTGGATCAAAGCAAAATTAAGCCAGTAGTTTTATCTTTCACTGACGGCCCCATGGTGACTAATCTTAAAAACATTGGTATTACGGTAGAGGTCATTAAAACAGCTAGATCATTTGATCTTTTGGTCCTTTTAAAAGTAGTTAAATTAATAAAGAAATACAATATTGACATTATCCATGCTCATGGAACACGGGCTGCTTCAAACTTATTATTTGCTTCCAAAATAGTAGGTAAACCAATTCTTTATACGGTTCACGGTTGGTCATTTAATGATGCACAGAGTAGGAAAATCAGAACCATAAGAAAGTTAGGAGAAAGCTTTATATCCAAAAATGTTGATTTGATAATCAATGTTTCTCAATCGAATCAGAGAACAGGAAAACAATTATATAGAGGATTTAAATCTCTTCTGATAAAGTGTGGAATTAATCGTGATAAGTTCAGTTACCAAACGGACGGTAATGAGTTTAGGCAGAAAAATGATCTATCAAAAGAATTCATATGGTTTGCTTTGATAGCTAGAATGACATTTCAAAAGGACCCATTAAATATAATCAGAGGGTTTAATCTTGCTCAAAAGGAAAATGCAAAAATTAGATTAGTATTGGTCGGGGAAGGAGAGCTTGATAACGAAAAAAATGAGCTGATTAGGAATTTTAATTTAGAAGAGAAAGTAAGAATTTTGCCTTTTCATGAAAATATTCCCGAAGTATTAGCGGCTATTGATGTCTACTGTCTAGTTTCATTGTGGGAAGGTTTGCCCATTGGGCTATTAGAAGCGATGTCAATGAAAAAGGCTTGTATAGTAAGTCCAGCCGATGGGATATTGGAGGTCATAGTAGATCGAGAAAATGGTCTGATTGTTGATAAATCCAATCCGGAGCAATTAAAAAGTGCAATGCTAGAGCTTGCAAATAATTCTGAGTTCATCAAAACATTTGGAGAGAAAGCATATCAAAAGATTGATGAAGATTTTTCCATTGAAAGAATGGTGAC